In Salinibacterium sp. dk2585, a single window of DNA contains:
- the rimI gene encoding ribosomal protein S18-alanine N-acetyltransferase, with translation MTWFLRRAGIGDLADIMRIETATFANDAWSEKAMAGELESEHTYYLVAERNDTGEVQGYAGLLAPLGSRQGDIQTIAVDEAARRGGLGRALMLQLMDEARQRGAREMFLEVRADNPGAQRLYEALGYEVIGVRPRYYQPDGVDAIVMRATLEHPIAGVAEEGAS, from the coding sequence ATGACCTGGTTCCTCCGCCGCGCGGGCATCGGCGACCTTGCCGACATCATGCGCATCGAGACAGCGACCTTCGCGAACGACGCCTGGTCGGAGAAGGCCATGGCGGGTGAGCTCGAGAGCGAGCACACCTACTACCTCGTCGCGGAGCGCAACGACACGGGCGAGGTGCAGGGATACGCCGGCCTGCTCGCCCCCTTGGGGTCGCGACAGGGCGACATCCAGACGATCGCGGTCGACGAGGCCGCCCGCCGCGGAGGACTCGGACGCGCCCTCATGCTGCAGCTCATGGATGAGGCGAGGCAGCGGGGAGCGCGTGAGATGTTCCTCGAGGTGCGGGCCGACAACCCGGGGGCCCAGCGGCTCTACGAGGCCCTCGGCTATGAGGTGATCGGGGTGCGTCCCCGCTACTACCAGCCTGATGGGGTCGACGCCATTGTCATGAGGGCGACCCTGGAGCATCCGATCGCCGGCGTTGCCGAGGAGGGAGCATCATGA
- the tsaD gene encoding tRNA (adenosine(37)-N6)-threonylcarbamoyltransferase complex transferase subunit TsaD — protein sequence MTREPLVLGIETSCDETGVGIVRGTELLANVIASSMDEHARYGGVVPEIAARAHLEAMNPTLEEALKRADVSLAELDAIAVTSGPGLSGALMVGVGAAKALAVATGKPLYAVNHLVGHVGADVLTGEDVEYPTVALLVSGGHTSLLLVRDLVSDVELLGETIDDAAGEAFDKVARLLGLPYPGGPEIDRAAASGDPKAIRFPRGLSLPKDMAKHRYDFSFSGLKTAVARWVEQKRDAGEEVPVADVAASFREAVADVLITKAVAACRDLNVPRLLLGGGVVANARVRALAEERCADAGIALRIPPFSLCTDNGAMIAALGAQLVAAGRQPSGLGFGADSTLPVTSIQA from the coding sequence ATGACCCGCGAACCACTCGTGCTGGGCATCGAAACCAGCTGCGATGAGACGGGCGTCGGCATCGTGCGCGGCACCGAGCTTCTCGCCAACGTCATCGCCTCCTCGATGGACGAGCATGCCCGCTACGGCGGCGTCGTGCCCGAGATCGCCGCACGCGCCCACCTCGAGGCCATGAACCCGACGCTCGAAGAGGCGCTGAAGCGGGCGGATGTCTCGCTCGCCGAGCTTGACGCGATCGCCGTCACGAGCGGCCCTGGCCTGTCGGGCGCCCTCATGGTGGGGGTCGGCGCTGCCAAGGCGCTCGCCGTGGCGACGGGCAAGCCCCTCTATGCTGTCAACCACCTCGTGGGGCACGTGGGCGCCGACGTGCTGACGGGTGAGGACGTCGAGTACCCGACGGTCGCGCTGCTCGTCTCCGGCGGCCACACCTCGCTGCTGCTCGTGCGCGACCTCGTGAGCGATGTCGAGTTGCTCGGCGAGACGATTGACGACGCGGCGGGGGAGGCCTTCGACAAGGTCGCACGCCTGCTCGGCTTGCCCTACCCGGGCGGTCCCGAGATCGACAGGGCCGCGGCATCCGGTGATCCCAAGGCCATCCGTTTCCCGCGCGGGCTGAGCCTGCCCAAGGACATGGCGAAGCACCGCTACGACTTCTCGTTCTCGGGCCTCAAGACGGCCGTCGCACGGTGGGTCGAGCAGAAGCGCGATGCTGGCGAGGAGGTTCCCGTGGCGGATGTCGCGGCGAGCTTCCGCGAGGCCGTTGCCGACGTGCTCATCACGAAGGCCGTCGCCGCCTGCCGCGACCTCAACGTGCCGCGCCTCCTGCTGGGAGGCGGCGTCGTCGCGAACGCTCGCGTGCGTGCCCTCGCGGAGGAGCGGTGCGCGGATGCCGGGATCGCGCTCCGCATCCCACCCTTCTCCCTCTGCACCGACAACGGGGCCATGATCGCGGCCCTCGGGGCGCAACTCGTCGCGGCGGGCCGGCAACCGTCAGGGCTCGGCTTCGGCGCCGACTCCACCCTCCCCGTGACGAGCATCCAGGCGTAA
- a CDS encoding DUF4190 domain-containing protein, translated as MSESMPAAAPEPTPYSAAPAGGAPKKAPVLSIIALIAGILGLLGSWIGIFSILGLIGVILPIAAIILGFLGKSKEPQASKGLWLTGIITGFIGLAITVLLVIGSTVLFASLGEQYNDMTPYELEQQLEELNN; from the coding sequence GTGTCTGAATCCATGCCGGCTGCCGCCCCGGAGCCCACCCCTTACTCCGCTGCTCCCGCCGGCGGCGCGCCCAAGAAGGCACCCGTGCTGAGCATCATCGCGCTCATCGCCGGAATCCTGGGCCTCCTCGGCTCCTGGATCGGCATCTTCTCGATTCTCGGCCTCATCGGCGTCATCCTCCCGATCGCCGCGATCATCCTCGGCTTCCTCGGCAAGTCGAAGGAGCCGCAGGCGTCGAAGGGCCTCTGGCTGACGGGCATCATCACGGGCTTCATCGGCCTCGCGATCACGGTGCTCCTCGTCATCGGCAGCACGGTGCTCTTCGCCTCCCTCGGCGAGCAGTACAACGACATGACCCCCTACGAGCTCGAGCAGCAGCTCGAGGAGCTCAACAACTAG
- a CDS encoding DUF4190 domain-containing protein has translation MSTHNPDEVPPVPTPPAESAAEQVPAPEPTPEVAASEAPASEAPSADAAPAASPYGPAATASDATAAAQPEQPYGVPQQPSAAAGQQQPYGAPQQQPYGGTQQPYGGSPYQSAPAGPPKGLSLTSMITGIAGVFLSLFGGLGFLPALAGVVFGHIAQRREPHAKPFWLTGIITGYSGIAISLLWGLIWIVPLIFFLVAGASSGYYY, from the coding sequence ATGAGCACTCACAACCCCGACGAGGTTCCGCCGGTCCCCACGCCCCCTGCCGAGTCGGCTGCCGAGCAGGTGCCCGCGCCCGAGCCGACGCCAGAAGTCGCGGCCTCCGAAGCGCCCGCCTCCGAAGCGCCCTCGGCGGATGCGGCGCCGGCCGCGTCGCCCTATGGGCCTGCGGCCACGGCGAGCGATGCGACGGCGGCAGCGCAGCCAGAGCAGCCTTACGGCGTGCCGCAGCAGCCATCCGCCGCAGCGGGCCAGCAGCAGCCCTACGGCGCACCTCAGCAGCAGCCATACGGGGGCACCCAACAGCCCTACGGCGGCTCGCCCTACCAGTCGGCGCCCGCCGGTCCCCCCAAGGGACTCAGCCTCACCTCGATGATCACGGGCATCGCGGGCGTCTTCCTCAGTCTCTTCGGCGGCCTCGGGTTCCTTCCCGCCCTCGCGGGTGTCGTCTTCGGCCACATCGCGCAGCGCCGCGAGCCGCACGCCAAGCCGTTCTGGCTCACGGGCATCATTACGGGCTACTCGGGTATCGCGATCAGCCTCCTGTGGGGCCTGATCTGGATCGTCCCGCTCATCTTCTTCCTCGTGGCGGGAGCCTCGAGCGGCTACTACTACTGA
- a CDS encoding class I SAM-dependent methyltransferase translates to MDSAELTHLLTPEGLRLLDSLPPYDSKGDVVRMVSELRAAGHPPALVAAVLTQARLRHRALAKFGPFAERMLFTEAGLEQATRLSVAARHAERFRTAGVTRVADLGCGIGADSLAMAALDLGVLAVERDEVTAAIAAYNLSPWASVTVEHASAEDVDLAETDAAWLDPARRNERGRLHDPADWSPTLDFAFGLAERMPVGVKLGPGVDRDVIPEDAEAQWVSVDHDVVELGVWLGPVARPGIRRSALVITEGGAAELTSAADSEDAETGELGEYLYEPDGAVIRARLIGDLARQLGGRMVSQDIAYITSDRALDTPFASRFRIIEQLPLDERRLKRELQVRGIGRVEIKKRGVDIDPAAFRRRLAPRGDGTATVVLTRVAGRRVALLAERAAQ, encoded by the coding sequence ATGGATTCCGCCGAGCTCACCCACCTGCTGACGCCCGAGGGGCTGCGGCTTCTCGACTCCCTGCCGCCCTATGACAGCAAGGGCGATGTCGTGCGCATGGTGAGCGAGCTCCGTGCGGCCGGGCACCCGCCCGCCCTCGTCGCTGCGGTGCTCACGCAGGCGAGACTGCGGCATCGCGCGCTGGCCAAGTTCGGCCCCTTCGCCGAGCGGATGCTCTTCACCGAGGCGGGGCTCGAGCAGGCCACCCGCCTGAGCGTCGCGGCACGGCACGCGGAGCGCTTCCGCACGGCCGGAGTCACGCGCGTCGCCGACCTCGGCTGCGGCATCGGTGCCGACTCGCTCGCAATGGCCGCGCTCGACCTCGGCGTGCTCGCGGTCGAGCGCGATGAGGTGACCGCCGCCATTGCCGCCTACAACCTTTCCCCCTGGGCCTCCGTCACGGTCGAGCACGCCTCAGCTGAGGACGTCGACCTGGCCGAGACGGATGCCGCGTGGCTCGACCCCGCCCGACGCAACGAGCGCGGCCGTCTCCATGACCCCGCAGACTGGTCCCCGACCCTCGACTTCGCCTTCGGCCTGGCCGAGCGGATGCCCGTGGGCGTCAAGCTCGGACCGGGCGTCGACCGCGACGTGATTCCCGAAGACGCCGAGGCCCAGTGGGTCTCGGTCGACCACGACGTCGTGGAGCTGGGAGTGTGGCTTGGCCCTGTAGCGAGGCCGGGCATCCGTCGCTCGGCCCTCGTCATCACGGAAGGGGGCGCCGCTGAACTCACCTCGGCGGCCGACAGCGAGGACGCGGAGACGGGCGAGCTCGGCGAGTACCTCTACGAACCCGACGGCGCGGTGATCCGGGCACGGCTGATCGGAGACCTCGCGCGCCAACTCGGCGGACGCATGGTCAGCCAGGACATCGCCTACATCACGAGTGACCGTGCCCTCGATACGCCCTTCGCGTCACGATTCCGCATCATCGAGCAGCTCCCGCTCGACGAGCGCCGCCTCAAGAGGGAACTGCAGGTGCGCGGGATCGGCCGCGTGGAGATCAAGAAGCGCGGCGTCGACATCGACCCTGCCGCCTTCCGGCGCCGCCTCGCGCCACGCGGAGACGGCACCGCCACCGTCGTGTTGACGAGGGTGGCGGGTCGGCGTGTTGCACTACTCGCGGAGCGCGCGGCTCAGTAG
- the groES gene encoding co-chaperone GroES: MSVSIKPLEDRIVIKQVEAEQTTASGLVIPDTAKEKPQEGEVVAVGPGRIDDNGNRIPLDVAVGDKVIYSKYGGTEVKYGGDDLLVLSARDVLAVVVR; the protein is encoded by the coding sequence GTGTCGGTGTCCATCAAGCCGCTCGAAGATCGCATTGTCATCAAGCAGGTCGAGGCCGAGCAGACGACTGCATCCGGTCTTGTCATCCCTGACACTGCCAAGGAGAAGCCCCAGGAGGGCGAGGTCGTGGCGGTGGGCCCCGGCCGCATCGACGACAACGGCAACCGCATCCCGCTCGACGTTGCTGTTGGCGACAAGGTGATCTACTCCAAGTACGGCGGCACCGAGGTCAAGTACGGCGGCGACGACCTGCTCGTGCTCTCGGCCCGCGACGTGCTCGCGGTGGTCGTGCGCTAG
- the rarD gene encoding EamA family transporter RarD: MSRPAPVLEDVRMQRRAGLLYAVGAYALWGFLPGYFLLLAPSGPFEVVAGRVILSLAFCALLLTITRGWRSVADVVRSPRLALIMGVAAALISVNWLVFVFAALNGQVLASSLGYFINPLFTVLLGVVLLRESLRPLQWVAMGFGAIAIVVLAVGLGEIPWISLALAGSFGLYGLIKKQAGPRVGAVSGLTVETMWLTVPAIVVLLALAAGPGIAAGANGPAHLVLFLMSGVATAVPLLLFAAGARRLPLVTIGLVQYLAPILQFILGAFVLHEAMPPERWVGFGLVWVALVVLTIDMLVEGRMSRRALPQPL; the protein is encoded by the coding sequence ATGAGCCGCCCAGCACCCGTACTCGAAGACGTGCGGATGCAACGGCGCGCCGGTCTCCTCTACGCGGTCGGTGCCTACGCTCTCTGGGGCTTCCTCCCCGGCTACTTCCTGCTCCTCGCCCCGTCCGGCCCCTTCGAGGTCGTCGCGGGACGCGTCATCCTGTCGCTCGCCTTCTGTGCCCTCCTGCTCACGATCACGCGCGGCTGGCGCTCGGTCGCCGACGTCGTCAGGTCGCCCAGGCTCGCGCTCATCATGGGGGTCGCCGCCGCCCTGATCTCGGTCAACTGGCTCGTGTTCGTCTTCGCGGCGCTCAACGGCCAGGTGCTTGCGTCATCCCTCGGCTACTTCATCAACCCGCTCTTCACGGTGCTGCTGGGTGTCGTGCTGCTTCGCGAATCGCTGCGGCCGCTCCAGTGGGTCGCGATGGGCTTCGGGGCGATCGCGATCGTCGTGCTGGCGGTCGGCCTCGGAGAGATCCCGTGGATCTCCCTCGCCCTCGCCGGCAGCTTCGGCCTCTACGGCCTCATCAAGAAGCAGGCGGGCCCGCGGGTCGGTGCGGTGTCGGGACTCACGGTCGAGACGATGTGGCTGACGGTCCCCGCGATCGTCGTGCTCCTTGCGCTGGCAGCGGGCCCGGGCATCGCGGCCGGCGCGAATGGGCCCGCGCACCTCGTGCTCTTCCTGATGTCCGGCGTGGCGACGGCCGTGCCCCTGCTGCTGTTCGCCGCAGGCGCCCGCCGCCTGCCGCTCGTCACGATCGGCCTCGTGCAGTATCTCGCGCCCATCCTGCAGTTCATCCTCGGCGCGTTCGTGCTGCATGAGGCCATGCCGCCCGAGCGCTGGGTGGGCTTCGGGCTCGTCTGGGTCGCCCTTGTCGTGCTCACGATCGACATGCTGGTCGAGGGGCGGATGTCGCGCCGCGCCTTGCCGCAACCGCTCTGA
- a CDS encoding ABC transporter substrate-binding protein: MVRRAPVTAVAIAAALVLSGCTAEVAVTPAPSPRPSAPAASGDGVLRIGTLLPTSGETAFLSPAQVAGVELAVREINEAGGVLGAPVEVFHRNSGDATTETLEASYAQLVEHGVDVIVGPSSSVLAERLLPLTAADGIAVISPSATASALSDLDDSGLLLRTSPPVSLQGRALAQLLTDDGAETVATVTFDDTESAAVTSVLSEAMGDGSVTFAETFAGDTDAAAFAARVAESGVDAVVLSSPFTPGVPTAALLDGLVTAGIPATSLWVTAAGLADYSQALPAGAIEGVRGVLDGREPSEEFAARAKSMDPGLSDVRYAAEAYDATVLAALAAIVAEDDGGPSLAYSAIDVSGAGIKCMSFGECLDVLESRPDIDYDGVSGPLALNDSGDPTVAVFRVFTYGADNRAVPGGDVLVE; encoded by the coding sequence ATGGTGCGCCGTGCCCCCGTCACTGCCGTCGCGATCGCTGCAGCCCTTGTGCTGTCAGGGTGCACAGCGGAGGTGGCGGTCACTCCCGCCCCGTCGCCGCGCCCCAGCGCTCCCGCCGCATCCGGAGACGGCGTGCTGCGCATCGGCACGCTGTTGCCGACCTCGGGGGAGACGGCCTTCCTCTCGCCAGCGCAGGTCGCGGGCGTCGAGCTTGCGGTGCGCGAGATCAACGAGGCGGGCGGTGTGCTCGGCGCCCCCGTCGAGGTGTTCCATCGCAATTCAGGCGACGCCACGACAGAGACGCTCGAGGCCTCCTACGCCCAGCTCGTCGAGCACGGCGTCGACGTGATCGTCGGCCCCTCCTCATCCGTGCTCGCTGAGCGACTCCTCCCGCTCACCGCCGCCGACGGTATCGCTGTCATCTCGCCGTCAGCGACGGCATCCGCCCTGTCCGACCTCGACGACTCCGGCCTCCTTCTCCGCACCTCGCCGCCCGTGAGCCTGCAGGGCCGCGCCCTCGCCCAGCTGCTCACCGACGACGGCGCCGAGACGGTCGCCACGGTGACCTTCGACGACACCGAGTCGGCGGCCGTGACCTCCGTGCTCTCCGAGGCGATGGGGGATGGCTCCGTCACTTTCGCCGAGACCTTTGCAGGCGATACGGATGCCGCTGCCTTCGCCGCCCGGGTCGCCGAGTCGGGCGTGGACGCCGTCGTGCTGTCGAGTCCCTTCACGCCTGGGGTGCCGACCGCCGCACTGCTCGACGGCCTTGTGACAGCCGGAATCCCCGCCACCTCCCTCTGGGTGACCGCTGCCGGCCTCGCTGACTATTCGCAGGCACTCCCGGCTGGCGCGATCGAGGGCGTTCGCGGGGTGCTCGACGGGCGGGAGCCCTCTGAGGAGTTTGCGGCCCGGGCCAAGTCGATGGACCCTGGGCTCAGCGATGTGCGCTACGCGGCCGAAGCCTATGACGCGACCGTGCTCGCGGCGCTCGCCGCGATCGTGGCTGAGGACGACGGCGGCCCATCGCTCGCCTACTCGGCCATCGATGTCTCCGGAGCGGGCATCAAGTGCATGAGCTTCGGCGAGTGCCTCGACGTGCTCGAGAGCCGCCCCGACATCGACTACGACGGTGTCTCCGGCCCACTTGCGCTCAACGATTCGGGTGACCCGACGGTCGCTGTGTTCCGCGTGTTCACCTACGGCGCCGACAACCGAGCGGTGCCCGGGGGAGACGTACTCGTCGAGTAG
- a CDS encoding ABC transporter substrate-binding protein has protein sequence MSVFAKANAGSRGRKALYAGVAGLGAVALVLSGCAADDGGNGGNGGNTGEDLTLKIGSLLPATGNLAFLGPPEFAGVDYAISQINEADMGITVEHVRGDSGDTDNKAYETEVPRVLGEGVSAIIGAASSGVSLQFIDQVIANDTILFSPANTSDAFTTYDDNGLYFRTAPSDVLQGEVLGNLIAEDGHQTLGMIVLNDSYGTGLQKYVTEAFEAAGGEVVATSSYNTGDTSFSAQISEVLAEAPDAIALITFEEVKTMLPDIVSSFPAENLYFVDGNLANFGDEVPPIEGAKGTFPGTNVDELAAFTEELNEFWVGTGEPELTEFTYGAESYDAVMLLALAALKAQSTDAADIAAALQEVSGGSGDGEKCSTFAECAEIINNGDVADYDGISGPITFDEVGDPTEAVIGTYIFGPDNTYSAY, from the coding sequence ATGAGCGTATTCGCGAAGGCCAATGCCGGATCGCGCGGGCGCAAGGCCCTTTACGCAGGTGTCGCAGGTCTCGGAGCCGTCGCACTCGTGCTGAGCGGCTGCGCGGCAGACGACGGTGGCAATGGCGGCAACGGTGGCAACACGGGGGAGGACCTGACGCTCAAGATCGGTTCGCTGCTGCCGGCAACAGGCAACCTCGCCTTCCTCGGCCCGCCCGAGTTCGCGGGTGTCGACTACGCGATCTCCCAGATCAACGAGGCCGACATGGGCATCACCGTCGAGCACGTGCGCGGCGACTCGGGTGACACCGACAACAAGGCCTACGAGACCGAGGTTCCTCGCGTGCTCGGTGAGGGTGTCTCCGCCATCATTGGTGCGGCGTCGTCCGGTGTCTCGCTGCAGTTCATCGACCAGGTCATCGCGAACGACACGATCCTGTTCTCGCCGGCCAACACGTCCGACGCGTTCACGACCTATGACGACAACGGCCTCTACTTCCGCACGGCACCGTCCGACGTGCTGCAGGGCGAGGTGCTTGGCAACCTCATCGCAGAAGACGGCCACCAGACGCTCGGCATGATCGTGCTGAACGATTCCTACGGCACCGGCCTGCAGAAGTACGTCACGGAGGCCTTCGAGGCCGCCGGTGGCGAGGTTGTCGCCACGTCGTCGTACAACACGGGTGACACGAGCTTCAGTGCCCAGATCAGCGAGGTCCTCGCCGAGGCCCCTGACGCGATCGCCCTGATCACGTTCGAAGAGGTCAAGACGATGCTTCCGGACATCGTCTCGTCGTTCCCCGCTGAGAACCTCTACTTCGTCGATGGCAACCTTGCCAACTTCGGTGACGAGGTTCCGCCGATCGAGGGCGCCAAGGGCACCTTCCCCGGCACCAACGTGGATGAGCTTGCAGCGTTCACCGAGGAGCTCAACGAGTTCTGGGTCGGCACGGGTGAGCCTGAGCTCACCGAGTTCACCTACGGCGCGGAGTCGTACGACGCCGTCATGCTGCTCGCACTGGCCGCCCTCAAGGCCCAGTCGACGGATGCCGCGGACATCGCCGCTGCGCTGCAGGAAGTCTCGGGTGGTTCGGGTGACGGCGAGAAGTGCTCGACCTTCGCCGAGTGCGCCGAGATCATCAACAACGGAGACGTCGCCGACTACGACGGCATCTCCGGCCCGATCACCTTCGACGAGGTCGGCGACCCGACCGAGGCCGTGATCGGCACCTACATCTTCGGCCCGGACAACACGTACTCCGCGTACTAA
- a CDS encoding ABC transporter ATP-binding protein — MSTPTTQQPASSAAVTGSPVIEVKDLTAGYLPGVNILNDANLVARQGELIGIIGPNGAGKSTLLKAIFGQVKVRGGSISLNGEDITGLKANKLVAKGVGFVPQNNNVFPSLTIEDNLKMGLFQNPKIYDERLEFVVGIFGELGKRLKQRAGSLSGGERQMVAMSRALMMDPHVMLLDEPSAGLSPVRQDEAFIRVSEINKAGVTTIMVEQNARRCLQICDRGYVLDQGRDAYTGTGRELLNDPKVIGLYLGTLGQD; from the coding sequence ATGAGCACCCCAACGACCCAGCAGCCCGCTTCCTCCGCTGCCGTGACCGGCTCCCCCGTCATCGAGGTCAAGGACCTCACGGCGGGATACCTGCCCGGCGTCAACATCCTCAACGATGCCAACCTGGTGGCTCGACAGGGCGAGTTGATCGGCATCATCGGGCCCAACGGGGCCGGCAAGTCGACCCTGCTCAAGGCCATCTTCGGGCAGGTGAAGGTCCGTGGCGGATCGATCTCGCTCAACGGTGAGGACATCACGGGGCTCAAGGCCAACAAGCTCGTCGCCAAGGGCGTCGGCTTCGTGCCGCAGAACAACAACGTGTTCCCGAGCCTGACGATCGAGGACAACCTGAAGATGGGGCTCTTCCAGAACCCCAAGATCTACGACGAACGCCTCGAGTTCGTCGTCGGCATCTTCGGGGAACTCGGCAAGCGCCTCAAGCAGCGTGCGGGCTCACTCTCGGGCGGTGAGCGCCAGATGGTCGCCATGTCGCGTGCCCTCATGATGGACCCGCACGTCATGCTGCTCGACGAGCCGTCTGCCGGCCTCTCCCCGGTGCGGCAGGACGAGGCCTTCATCCGCGTCTCCGAGATCAACAAGGCGGGCGTCACGACGATCATGGTCGAGCAGAACGCACGCCGCTGCCTGCAGATCTGCGACCGCGGCTACGTGCTCGACCAGGGCCGGGATGCCTACACAGGCACGGGTCGCGAACTCCTCAACGACCCCAAGGTCATCGGCCTCTACCTGGGCACGCTCGGCCAAGACTGA
- a CDS encoding ABC transporter ATP-binding protein, giving the protein MSSDAATPAATSAPVTRQKSTGLHKGDIRPGVEKVDPIVIADGVTRTFGGLTAVDVDHLEIPRNAITALIGPNGAGKTTLFNLLTGFDKPDKGSWTFEGRSLSGIPAFKVSQRGQVRTFQLTKSLGLLTVLENMKLGAKHQRGERFWAGLFPFLWRKQEEEFEAKALELLARFKLDTKKDDFAASLSGGQRKLLEMARALMSDPTLVMLDEPMAGVNPALTQSLLEHILDLKDQGMTVLFVEHDMHMVRHIADWVVVMAEGKVVAEGPPDTVMKDPAVIDAYLGAHQDVDLGVVTGRIAGEVPSESAAALVADIEHEQAADAAAFENRKAGE; this is encoded by the coding sequence TTGTCAAGTGACGCAGCAACCCCAGCAGCGACATCCGCTCCCGTGACCCGACAGAAGTCGACCGGCCTGCACAAGGGCGACATCCGCCCCGGCGTCGAAAAGGTCGACCCCATCGTCATCGCCGACGGGGTCACGCGCACCTTCGGCGGGCTCACGGCCGTCGACGTGGATCACCTCGAGATCCCGCGCAACGCCATCACGGCCCTCATCGGCCCGAACGGTGCCGGCAAGACGACTCTCTTCAACCTCCTGACGGGCTTCGACAAGCCCGACAAGGGCTCGTGGACCTTCGAGGGCAGGTCGCTCTCTGGCATCCCCGCCTTCAAGGTGTCGCAGCGCGGGCAGGTGCGAACCTTCCAGCTCACGAAGTCGCTCGGCCTTCTCACAGTGCTCGAAAACATGAAGCTCGGCGCAAAGCACCAGCGCGGTGAGCGCTTCTGGGCGGGCCTCTTTCCCTTCCTCTGGCGCAAGCAGGAGGAGGAGTTCGAGGCCAAGGCGCTCGAGCTGCTCGCCCGCTTCAAGCTCGATACAAAGAAGGACGACTTCGCGGCCAGCCTCTCGGGTGGCCAGCGCAAGCTCCTCGAGATGGCTCGCGCCCTCATGAGCGACCCGACCCTCGTCATGCTCGACGAGCCGATGGCTGGCGTGAACCCCGCGCTGACGCAGTCGCTTCTTGAGCACATCCTCGATCTCAAGGACCAGGGCATGACCGTGCTTTTCGTCGAGCACGACATGCACATGGTGCGGCACATCGCCGACTGGGTCGTCGTGATGGCGGAGGGCAAGGTCGTCGCCGAGGGTCCGCCAGACACGGTCATGAAAGATCCCGCCGTGATCGACGCCTACCTGGGCGCGCACCAGGACGTGGACCTCGGGGTCGTCACGGGCCGCATTGCGGGCGAGGTTCCGTCAGAGTCCGCCGCAGCCCTTGTCGCTGACATCGAGCATGAACAGGCAGCGGATGCCGCGGCCTTCGAGAACCGAAAGGCCGGCGAATGA
- a CDS encoding branched-chain amino acid ABC transporter permease yields MDWLTIFGNTASSLISPATLGYALAAIGLAVHFGFAGLLNMGIAAYMAIGAYGYAISILTFGLPWWAGVLIAMACSVLFSLVLGIPTLRLRGDYLAIVTIAAAEIVRLLFLSTTFDEYTGSADGLSGYHASFRASNPLPEGTYGFGPWEYTANGWWVRIVGIVLVALALLIVWAIMRSPWGRVLRGIREDEDAVRSLGKNVFSYKMQALILGGVFGSLGGIVYALPSSVNPGVYVTSLTFFVWTALLLGGAATIFGPVLGAVLYWVVQTLLSNILPALVTAGILPFMSTSQAQTLRFILVGVALMLLVIFRPQGILGNKKELTFVK; encoded by the coding sequence ATGGACTGGCTGACTATCTTCGGCAACACTGCCTCCTCGCTCATCTCCCCGGCGACCCTCGGCTACGCCCTCGCGGCGATCGGCCTCGCCGTGCACTTCGGCTTCGCCGGACTGCTCAACATGGGTATCGCCGCCTACATGGCCATCGGCGCCTACGGCTATGCCATCTCGATCCTGACCTTCGGGCTGCCCTGGTGGGCCGGCGTGCTCATCGCCATGGCCTGCTCCGTGCTGTTCTCACTCGTGCTGGGCATCCCGACGCTGCGGTTGCGAGGCGACTATCTCGCGATCGTGACGATCGCCGCCGCCGAGATCGTGCGCCTGCTCTTCCTGTCGACGACCTTCGACGAGTACACGGGCTCCGCGGATGGCCTCAGCGGCTACCACGCGAGCTTCCGCGCATCGAACCCGCTGCCTGAAGGCACCTACGGTTTCGGCCCGTGGGAGTACACGGCGAATGGCTGGTGGGTGCGCATCGTCGGCATCGTGCTCGTCGCCCTCGCGCTGCTGATCGTGTGGGCAATCATGCGCAGCCCGTGGGGCCGAGTGCTGCGCGGCATCCGCGAAGACGAGGATGCCGTGCGCTCGCTCGGCAAGAACGTCTTCTCCTACAAGATGCAGGCGCTCATCCTCGGTGGCGTCTTCGGCTCGCTCGGTGGCATCGTCTACGCGCTGCCCTCTTCGGTCAACCCGGGCGTCTACGTGACCTCGCTCACGTTCTTCGTCTGGACGGCGCTCCTGCTTGGTGGCGCCGCGACCATCTTCGGTCCCGTGCTCGGCGCCGTGCTCTACTGGGTCGTGCAGACGCTGCTCAGCAACATCCTGCCCGCACTCGTGACGGCGGGCATCCTGCCCTTCATGTCGACGAGCCAGGCCCAGACCCTTCGATTCATCCTCGTCGGTGTCGCCCTGATGCTCCTCGTGATCTTCAGACCGCAGGGCATCCTCGGAAACAAGAAGGAGCTGACCTTTGTCAAGTGA